Sequence from the Fodinibius salicampi genome:
TAAGGCAGAGAATTTTGTATAACACCCTCACTCTCTTTGATGCTTTTCCATAACAGACTCTCCAAAATTTTCTTATCTACTAAATTATGTAAAAAGAGTTTTTATTTAGGGTTTGATTTCAAATATTATCTGCAATATAGATTGTCACAAGACAGTACAAAAATGGGAACGTGGTGGGATCAGGCTCATATCGGGAAATGGGAATTTAAAAATAATCAAGTATTATTGGGGAGACAACTCCACCAAAGAATTGCCATTATTGATCTAGCTATATTCAAACTAAAAGTATTAGGTAGAGATAGTTATGAAATCTTTTAGGAAGAAAGTTCTCCCGGCTTTGCCGGTATTTTTGTATGCACTGCTTTTAATTTTGTGTGTTAGTCTAGAAGTATCCGCCCAAAATGATGAAACGGATAATATCACTCCCACACTGGGACTTGAACAAGGCTATCTGGATTTTGAAATTCCCAACTTTCGGTTGAAGCTCGTCAAGGCTTCACAGACAATAGCTGCATTAGAGCCCAAAGGAGAAGGAGGGTTCGATTTTACGCCCGCCGACTGGCTGGAACGGCGCAATGGAGATGGCTATTACCATTTGGGAGATCTTACACTGCGCTTAAGAACCGGAAAATCAGGTGAATGGACTAGGTACTCAACAGCCGATAAGCGTGCCCCGGTAAAAGCATTGGAGTCATCATCTTTTTTGGCTGGAGCGCTGCTTAATCCCACCTTAGACGAGGATATACCGTTGCAGGTCCGAAGGTATTGGCAGGTAAAAGAGGGAAATCTTGTATTACGTTTTGAATTAGAAAATACGGGTAATGAAGCTGTTGAGGTGGGCGGACTTGGTATTCCCATGGTTTTTAATAATATCCTGCATGAGCGTGATTTGGAAGAAGCCCATGCGAAGTGCTCTTTTTATGATCCGTATATTGGACAGGATGCCGGGTACTTGCAGGTGACCCGTTTGAATGGTCAGGGTCCGGCACTTATTGTAGCACCGGATAAAAATAAATCCACTTCCTTTGAATCCTATAAGCCTCTGCTGGCAGATTCCACACAAAAGGGGATTACCTTTGAGGGATTTCATGAGTGGATGGTCCATACGGAAGCCTATGAACAAAACGAATGGAAAGATGCCGATAATTGGAATGAGACTACCTCTGCTGTAATAGTACCGGGGGAAAGCCGCAGTTATGGCATAAAATTTCTGCTTTCGGATACCATCCGTGATATTGAAGAAACCCTGGTAGAAAACGAGCATCCTGTTGCCAAAGGAATGCCCGGCTATGTATTACCGCAGGATCAAGAGGGACAGCTTTTTCTGAAATATACACAGGATATAGCGTCTGTGTCTGTAGAGCCGGAAGGATTATTGCAAATAAATCGTAGCGGTACTACCCAAAACGGTTGGAACCGAATTAAGATAAATGGTGAAGAGTGGGGACGTGCCCGGCTAACGGTTACCTACCAGGATGGGGTTAAGCAGTCGGTTCATTACAAGGTAATTAAGCCGGAATCGGAGGTCGTAGACGATATGGGCGATTTTCTTACAACAGAACAGTGGTTTGACGAGCAAAATGATCCCTTTAACCGAGCCCCATCAGTTATTAGCTACGATTATGGGAAAAAAGAGCAGGTACGCCAAGATAATCGCGCCTGGATCGCGGGATTAAGTGATGAGGGGGGAGCTGGTTCCTGGCTTGCTGCAGTTATGAAACAGCTTGTTGATCCCGATCGCGAAGAAATAAAAAAGCTGGAAGCTTTTGTCGATAATACCTTGTGGGGAGGGATTCAATACAGCGAGGGGGAGCAAAAGTACGGGGTTCGTAAAAGTATGTTTTACTATGAACCAGATGAGATGCCGGAGGGCACCTACAGCGAGGATGTTAATTTTGGGGGATGGTCGAGCTGGAGTAAAGAAGAAGCCCGGTCGGTCGGGCGATCTTATAATTATCCCCACGTGGCTGCGGCCTATTGGGTGTTGTATCGCCTGGCACGCAATCATGAGGGACTGGTAACTAACCATCCCTGGGACTGGTACCTGGAGCGGGCTTATGAAACCTCGGAAGCCATGGTTGAGTATGCCCCGCACTACGCCCAGTACGGACAGATGGAGGGAACTGTGTTTTTACTGATTCTAAAAGACCTCCAAAGGGAAGGTTGGGAACAGGCGGCGTCCCTTGAAGAAACAATGCGGGAGCGAGCCGAACTTTGGGAGTCTCTTCCATTTCCATTCGGCAGCGAAATGCCCTGGGATTCCACCGGACAGGAAGAGGTCTACGCCTGGTGCAAGTATTTTGGCTTTGATCAAAAAGCCAGGGTTACGTTGAATGCAATTCTTGGATATATGCCAACCGTACCCCATTGGGGATATAATGGAAGCGCTCGGCGTTATTGGGACTTTCTTTATGCCGGTAAGCTAAGCCGTATTGAACGGCAGCTGCATCATTACGGATCGGGATTAAATGCTATCCCCGTGTTGACGGAATACCGGGAAAATCCCGAAGATTACCACTTGCTCAGAGTAGGTTATGGTGGATTGATGGGATCCATAGCGAATGTCACGCAGGATGGTTTCGGTCCGGCAGCATTTCATAGCTTTCCTTCTACTTTGGCAATTGATGGTTATTCAGGAGATTACGGATCCGGTTTCTTTGGGCATGCCGTAAATACCGGGACCTATGTAATTGACCATCCCGAGTTCGGGTGGCAGACTTTCGGTGGAAATTTAGAACACAGCGAAAACTGGATTACAGTAGAACCCCTGAATTCAGCACGTTCCCGGTTTTATTTGGCCCCCATGGGACTATGGCTTACCCTGGATGCCGGTAAGTTTGATAAAATTCGGTTTAATCCCGATACAAAGGAAGTACAGTTGGTATTTGAAGAAGAAAACGAGTTTACCAAGGAAGCTCGCCTGCGTATTAACCAACCGGCTAAAAAAGAAATAGTAGGTACTTTCAAACCACAAACCGAATGGGAAAAGGAACGCGGGGCATTTGTCATTCCACTCGGTAAAGCAAACAACAAAGTGAATCTTGATAGCAACTAATTATACAGGGTAACTATGCATTATTTAAAATATATAGCTGTTTGTTTTTTCATTTTTTTCGCAACGGTTGTTTTACAGGCCCAGCCGGAGTCTGTCAGCCGCCTGTATATCACAGTTGAACAATACCAGGCAGATGTTCGGAGCCTTGAGCGTGCTTTTGTACTTGAGGAGAGTCCAAAATATTTTGACCGCATGGAACAACTGCATAATAACTGGCTTAACCGGCTGGATCAGATGAATTACAGTGATCTTAATACTTCTGAAGCGGTTGATTTTATTTTGTTGCGTCGAAATATCAGAAGAGATCTGCAGGAGCTACAGCAGTCGCGCTCGAGCTATAACGCCATAAAGCCAACCATCCGGTTTGCCGATATTATTCAAAATCTACAGGAAAAAAGAAGGGTGGGAGTTGATATAGAAGGCAGCCGTTTTGCCGAGCAGCTGGATACACTTGCAGAGGCCATACGGAAAAATAAAGAGCAAATAAAAGATCAGGGACGGCTGGAACCGCATGAATCCCGTCGATCGGTTGAGGTTGTGAAAAATTTACGACAGACACTGGATAATGTGTACACTTTTTATGATGGCTATGATCCCGATGTAACTTGGTGGGGCCCGGAATCCTATGAAGATGCGGATACCACGCTATCCAACTATGCTACATATCTTGAGGAGTGGACGGTTGATCAGTCGCACAAAGATGACGGCAGTGGCATTATCGGTGACCCCGTCGGTAGAGAAAAGCTTTTGGAACTTCTCGAATATGAAATGATCCCCTATACCCCTGAAGAGCTTATCGAGCTTGCTGAAAAAGAATACCAGTGGTGTTTGGATCAGATGCTTAAAGCTTCAGAAGATCTGGGATACGGGGATGATTGGCATGCGGCACTTGAGCATACGAAAAACACTTATGTGCCACCGGGGAAACAGCCGGAAGTTATTTATGATCTGGCTATCCGAGCTATAGATTTCCTTGAAGAACGCGATCTTTTGACAATCCCCGAACTGGCTAAAGAAACCTGGAGTATGGAAATGATGACGCCCGAACGCCAGCTTATCAATCCTTTCTTCCTGGGAGGCAGAGTAATTCGCATTTCCTATCCCACCAATACAATGGATTATGAAGCGAAGATGATGAGTATGCGGGGGAATAACCCTAACTTTTCCAATGCTACGGTTCATCATGAACTTATTGCCGGACACCATTTGCAAGGATTCATGACGGATCGATATCATCCATACCGTGATGTCTTTCGTACTCCTTTTTGGATCGAAGGGTGGGCATTATATTGGGAGCTTCAGCTCTGGGATATGGACTTCCCGGAGACTCCGGAAGAACGGATCGGTATGCTGTACTGGCGGATGCACCGGGCCGCTCGCATTATCTTTTCACTACGCTTCCACCTGGGAGAAATGAGTCCCCAGGAAGCGATCGACTTTATTGTGGAAAAGGTGGGCCACGAATATAAGAATGCAGAAGCTGAAGTACGCCGCTCTTTTGAAGCGAATTACCCTCCACTGTACCAGGCCGCTTACATGCTGGGAGGACTGCAAATCCGTGCTTTATATAATGAACTTGTTGTAAATGGTGATATGCCCGATAAGAATTTTCATGACCGGATACTTAAAAATGGCAATATGCCCATAGAAATGGTCCGAAAAATTTTAACGGGACAGAAACCACCTAAAGATTTTGAAACAAACTGGCGGTTTTATGAGGAATTGAATTGAGATGGAAGACTGCCGGGGATTGCAGGACAGAACGAATAGGCGAATGTAAAATGTAATTGAAAAAATACTTGTTGAAACTAAGAATATATTTGTATGCATAGATCTGGAAAAATAATAATAGGGCTCGTTTTCTTTGGCTTAGCTGCATTGCAGGTACAGGCACAAGATATAACCAAAGAAGATTACCAACGAGCCGAGCAGTTTTTATATCAGAACGTAAATGAACTGGTCTTTCGGGTGGATGTAAATCCCCATTGGGCTGAAGTACAACGCAAGTTCTGGTACCGGGTGGATACTCGAAAGGGAGAGGAATATTTTTTTGTTGATGCTCGGGAAGAAAAGAAACAGTCTTTCTTTGACCAAGAGAAACTGGCGCAAAGTTTATCGGAAAGCTTTGGTGAAAAGGTTGATCCTTATGACTTGCCGCTGAGTAGACTGGAGTGGAAACCGAAAGATGAAAGTCTTGAGTTTTTTCACAAGGATAAAAAATGGAAAGTGGATTTGGGAACACTGGATGTTTATGAGCTCGAAGAAGAGGAAGAAGGGGCTGAGTGGTATGACCAGAGTCAGCTGTCAGAATCCCCGGATGGCAAGTGGACGGTAGCCCGGAAGGATTATAACCTATGGGTAAAAAACAATGAAACAGGGGAAGAATACCAGCTTACGGAAGATGGAAACAAAGAAATGATTTACGGTGCTTCTCAACCATGGGCCTGGAAAAAACAGGAAGGTCCCAATGAAAAAGAGCGTGAGGATTTGTGGCTTAATGTATCCTGGTCACCGAATTCCCAAAAATTATTTGCCAATAAACTTGATCTGCGTAAGGCCAAACTGATGTACCTTCTGCGGTTTGTACCGGATGAGAGCTTCCGGGCACAATCAGTGTCTTATTACCGGGCGCTCCCCGGAGAGGATAGCGTAGCTAAGCAGATTCCTTACGTATTTGACATCGTTAATAAAAGCCGGACCCGAATTAAGGCCGGACCCTATGATGATCTTATTGCCGGAAGCTGGAACTGGCATGGAGACAGCAATGATACGCTTTATATGTTAATTCGTGAACGCGGATATGGTTCGGCTACATTGCTAAGGGCAAATGCGGAGAGCGGTGCGGTGGATACGGTATTCAGGGAAGTGAGTGATACGTATGTGGATCCCGGTAAATCGGAATCAGAATACTTACCTGATACGGATGAGTTTATCTGGTTATCCGAACGGGATGGGTGGAATCATATTTATTTGTACGACCTTAATACGGGGGAAGTAAAGCAACAGGTTACCCGGGGCAAATTTGTGGTTTACGACATTGAACATATCGACAAAGAGAATCGAAAAATATTTTTTACAGCCGGGGGACGTGAAGCCGACCGCGATCCTTATCTTGAACATCTTTATTCGGTAAATTTTGATGGGTCAGATCTTCGGCTGCTAACGCCTGAAAATGCGGATCATAATATAAATTTTTCTTCCGGCTATAACTACTTTGTGGATACCTATTCACGGGTTGATAGAAAGTCCACTTCGGTGTTACGAAGAAGTTCGGATGGGAAAGTGATTATGAAACTGGAGGAAGCGGATATTAAGGATCTCTTGGCTACCGGATGGCAGCACCCCGAACCCTTTAGTGTTAAGGCACGGGACGGAGAAACGGATATTTACGGAGTAATTTACCGTCCTTCAAATTTTGATCCTAATAAAGAATATCCTGTTATCGACGGTACTTATTCCGGGCCCCAAGCGGTCAGAACGCCCAAAAGTTTTGCCGGGGGATACCAAAACAGTGACCAGCCATTAGCGGAACTGGGATTTATTGTGATCACGGTAGATGGACTTGGAACAGCCGGCCGTTCCAAGGAATTTCAGGATTATTCCTGGAAAAATCTTGGCGACATCGGTTCGTCGGATCATATTAAAGCTATTAAAGAACTAGCTGAAAAATATACCTATATGGATACTAGCAGAGTGGGTATCTACGGGCATTCTGCCGGTGGATATGATGCGGCGCGGGCTGTTATGAAGCATCCCGATTTTTATAAAGTGGCGGTATCGTCTGCGGGAAATCATGATCACCGTATAGCGAAAGCGTTCTGGCCGGAAATCTATATGGATTATCCCGAGGGACCACACTATGAAGAGCAGTCAAATGTTAATTTAGCAGAAAATCTGGAAGGGCATTTATTATTGGCTCACGGCGATATGGACGATAATGTGCATCCCACCGGGACCATCCGGATGGCCGATGCGTTAATAAAAGCCGGCAAAAGTTTTGATCTGTTGATTATGCCAAACGAAGATCATGGGATGTCTGGCACCGATTATTTTACTAAAGCACGGTGGAATTATTTTGTAGAGCACCTGCTTGGAGCCGAGCCACTTCGACATTATCAGATTGGTCAGGATTAGCGGGTTGATGTGGGAAGTTGGATAGAAGGGAAAGAGATTATCAGCTAATTATTAAAGGGAAGATGATCAAGACATTCTTCGATACTGTTAGCTGTTTTTAGAAGGGTTCGGTTTTGTGGACTTATAAAACCACTCTCCACGGCGTGATCTATAAAAGCAATAAGCTGATCGTAATAGTGATCAATATTGAAAAGAATGACCGGTTTCTGATGAATACCCAACTGAAGCCAGGTAATGGCTTCCATGAGTTCTTCAAATGTTCCGAATCCACCAGGAAGGGCGATGAAAGCGTCGGATAACTCAGCCATCATCGCTTTACGCTCATGCATGGTATTTGTGATATGGACTTTTGTTATATCCGGATGGGCATGTTCACGATCATTAAGATGTTTTGGAATAACACCGTGGACTTTTCCATTATTATTAAGCGCTCCGTTGGCAACTTCATTCATAATGCCGACCGAACCACCTCCATAAACAACTTCAATATTGTTGATCGCCAGTTGCTGTCCCAATACTTTTCCCTTTTCGGCAAAAGCAGGGTTATTTCCTTTTTTAGAACCACAAAAAACACAAATACGCCTGGAAGTACTCATCAAGAAGTGGGGGCTTTTGAGGCCATGCGATTTATAACAATTTCCAGCTTTTCTAAGAGGTAATCGATGTCATCTTCAGTATTATCTTTCCCCATACTGATGCGAATACTTGAGTTGGCTACCTTATTATCCAAGCCAATATTATCGAGCACATGCGAAGGTTCTATCGTTCCGGAAGTACAGGCGGAACCATTAGATACGCATATCCCTTCAACATCCAGGTTTAGCAACAGCATCTCTCCGTCAAATTGTTCTCCGGTATCGGTAAAGGAGAGGTTAACAATATGCGGGGCACATTTTTCTTTGTTGCAATTTATCTGGTAACGGTCGCCGAACTTTTTATCCAGTCCGGAAACCAAGCGGCTGCGTAGTTTTTTGAAGTGCCGGGCATGTTGATCCATCTCTTCTACCGCCAGCTCCAGCGCTTTGGCCAATCCAACAATTCCAGGTACATTCAGAGTCCCTCCACGCCGGCGGCGTTCTTGAGATCCACCGTGCATCCAGGGCAGCCATGGAGTCGCGTGACGCATATAAAGCACCCCGATACCTTTTGGCCCATATATCTTATGTGCACTCATACTTAGGAAATCAAGTCCCAGCTCATCCACATTCACCGGTATCTTTCCAATGCTTTGAACTGTATCTGAATGAAATGGAATATTGTGCTCCCTGCATACTTCCGAAATTTCTTTTAGCGGATTGATGGAACCAATCTCATTATTCACGTGCATCAGGGATACAAGAGCCGTATTCTCCGTAATTGCATCAGCTACTTTTTGTGGATTTACCGTACCGTCTGGGTTTGGCTCTACATAAACAGGTCGGCCACCGTCTTGCTTAAGGGCCTCAGCTGTATGAAGAACCGCATGATGCTCAAGTGGAGAGGTAACAACCTCGCTTTTACCCGTTGCTTTGACCACACCTTTTATGGCAGAGTTATCACTTTCAGTCCCGCCGCTGGTAAAAATAATTTCAGCGGGTTCCGCCCCAATGATATCGGCAATAGTTTCTCGTGCATCTTCGACTGCTACCTTTGCCTGGTTACCCATTTGATGGGCTGAGTTGGCATTTCCGAAATGTTCGGTTAAATAAGGCTTCATAGCCTCAAGAACGCGCTCATCAAGAGGCGTAGTGGCAGCGTGATCGAAATAAACGGTCTTCATAATTCCTGCTTCAATATTCGAATTAACCTATCAAAGATATTTAAATTTGATTAGAAAAACAGTTCCTAAAATAGAAAACCTCCCAAAATAGGAGGGTAATAAAATTAGCTATTTGGATTGATCAATGTGTGTTGCCGTTGTATCTTGAGGCGACTTTTAATTTAAGTACGAAAAGATATTACTATGGATAAGATGACGTTGAAAGATGCTGATGTTGAAGGAAAGAAGGTGCTCATGCGGGTTGACTTCAATGTGCCGATTGAAAATGGCCAGATAGGAGATGACAACCGCATTGTTCAGGCATTGCCTTCCATAAAATTTGTAACCGATAGGGGAGGAAAACTTATCCTAATGAGTCACTTAGGGCGCCCCGGTGGCGAGGTTGATAAATCACTGAGCCTGAGACCCGTGGCAGAGCATTTGGAGACATTAGTAGATACAACCGTTCATTTTGCGGAAGATTGTGTAGGAGAAAAAGCCTCAAATGTAATTGAGCAGGCAGCAGATGGGGAAATTGTATTGCTTGAAAATGTTCGCTTTCATGCGGGAGAAAAGGCAAATGATGAGGAGTTTTGCAAGCAATTGGCTGCACATGGGGATCTCTTTTGTAATGATGCTTTTGGCAGCAGTCATCGTGCCCATTCTTCGGTGGCAGGTGTTACACGCTTTTTGCAGCCGGCCGTATCGGGCTTTTTGCTGGAAAAAGAAATTAAGTATTTAAGCGGATCTATCAATGATCCTGAACGACCATTTGTTGCCATTTTGGGAGGAGCAAAGGTCTCAGATAAAATTGGCGTTATAGAAAATCTACTGGACAAGGTGGATACTATTATTATAGGTGGCGGCATGACCTATACTTTTTATAAAGCCAAAGGATTACCCATTGGTGATTCCCTCTTGGAAGAAGACAAGGTAGAGTTGGCTGCAGAGCTCATGGAAAAAGCAGATGAAAAAGATATTAAGTTTGTACTGCCTATGGATTCAGTTGTTGCCAGGGAATTCAAAAATGATGCGGAGCATAAGGTAGTAGATGAAGATGGAATTGAAGATGGCTGGATTGCTGTTGATATAGGTCCCCAATCGGCGATTTCATTCGGAAATGTAATTAAAAATGCTCAGACGGTTGTATGGAATGGTCCGATGGGAGTTTTTGAAATGGAAAACTTTGCAGATGGAACGAATGCCGTTGCAGAAGCACTGGCGCAAGCCACTAAATTGGGAGCTACCACCATTATAGGGGGTGGTGATTCAGCTTCTGCTATTAAACAGGCAGGTCTCGAAGAAGAGGTCTCACACGTATCCACTGGTGGTGGAGCCAGCCTGATGTTCCTCGAAGGGAAAGAGCTCCCGGGCGTTGTGGCGTTGACAGATAAGTGAGATAGAACTTTACTAATACTTTATCCCGATATAGCCCGGCCCTGTTAAGTCAGCGGGTTTTTAATACGATATTTCAAAATTTCTGGGGAAACCCAGATAATTTGAAGAACTTTTTTTGGAAAGAAATATTTCTCAAAATTGCTCTCTATGCAATATAGAGGCGTAAAAAGTGAGATAATCAAAGAATAAAATAAAAAAAGTAAAAAAAATTCTGTAAGGATTTGCTCCGAAATATATCTTACTTACCTTTAGAGAGAAATACTAAACAAAACGGAGACAATTATGAGTTCATTAAATAAAGCTATGATCATCGGCCGACTTGGGCGTGATCCTGAAGTACGCTATACACAGTCTAATACAGCAGTGGCAACATTATCAGTTGCAACTTCTGAACGATACAAAGATAAGCAAGGCGAATGGAAGGAAAATACCGAATGGCACCGGGTCGTTGCCTGGGGACGTTTGGCGGAAATTTGCCAGGAATATCTCAAAAAAGGATCTCAGGTATATATCGAAGGTCCTATTCAGACACGCCAGTGGGAAGATAAAGAAGGTCAGACGCGCTATACTACAGAGATAAAGGCGCTTACCATGACCATGCTGGATAGCAAAGGAAGCAGCGAAGGTGGTGAGAATGTACCGTCACAACCCGATAGCTCCCAACCTGTGTCCAGTAACGTTGATCTAAGTGAAGATTTTGATGATATGGATGATGATTTGGATGATGATTTGCCATTCTAATAAAGCTCACTTATTTAAAGGAAACGAAAAG
This genomic interval carries:
- a CDS encoding DUF5695 domain-containing protein, with protein sequence MKSFRKKVLPALPVFLYALLLILCVSLEVSAQNDETDNITPTLGLEQGYLDFEIPNFRLKLVKASQTIAALEPKGEGGFDFTPADWLERRNGDGYYHLGDLTLRLRTGKSGEWTRYSTADKRAPVKALESSSFLAGALLNPTLDEDIPLQVRRYWQVKEGNLVLRFELENTGNEAVEVGGLGIPMVFNNILHERDLEEAHAKCSFYDPYIGQDAGYLQVTRLNGQGPALIVAPDKNKSTSFESYKPLLADSTQKGITFEGFHEWMVHTEAYEQNEWKDADNWNETTSAVIVPGESRSYGIKFLLSDTIRDIEETLVENEHPVAKGMPGYVLPQDQEGQLFLKYTQDIASVSVEPEGLLQINRSGTTQNGWNRIKINGEEWGRARLTVTYQDGVKQSVHYKVIKPESEVVDDMGDFLTTEQWFDEQNDPFNRAPSVISYDYGKKEQVRQDNRAWIAGLSDEGGAGSWLAAVMKQLVDPDREEIKKLEAFVDNTLWGGIQYSEGEQKYGVRKSMFYYEPDEMPEGTYSEDVNFGGWSSWSKEEARSVGRSYNYPHVAAAYWVLYRLARNHEGLVTNHPWDWYLERAYETSEAMVEYAPHYAQYGQMEGTVFLLILKDLQREGWEQAASLEETMRERAELWESLPFPFGSEMPWDSTGQEEVYAWCKYFGFDQKARVTLNAILGYMPTVPHWGYNGSARRYWDFLYAGKLSRIERQLHHYGSGLNAIPVLTEYRENPEDYHLLRVGYGGLMGSIANVTQDGFGPAAFHSFPSTLAIDGYSGDYGSGFFGHAVNTGTYVIDHPEFGWQTFGGNLEHSENWITVEPLNSARSRFYLAPMGLWLTLDAGKFDKIRFNPDTKEVQLVFEEENEFTKEARLRINQPAKKEIVGTFKPQTEWEKERGAFVIPLGKANNKVNLDSN
- a CDS encoding DUF885 family protein, which gives rise to MHYLKYIAVCFFIFFATVVLQAQPESVSRLYITVEQYQADVRSLERAFVLEESPKYFDRMEQLHNNWLNRLDQMNYSDLNTSEAVDFILLRRNIRRDLQELQQSRSSYNAIKPTIRFADIIQNLQEKRRVGVDIEGSRFAEQLDTLAEAIRKNKEQIKDQGRLEPHESRRSVEVVKNLRQTLDNVYTFYDGYDPDVTWWGPESYEDADTTLSNYATYLEEWTVDQSHKDDGSGIIGDPVGREKLLELLEYEMIPYTPEELIELAEKEYQWCLDQMLKASEDLGYGDDWHAALEHTKNTYVPPGKQPEVIYDLAIRAIDFLEERDLLTIPELAKETWSMEMMTPERQLINPFFLGGRVIRISYPTNTMDYEAKMMSMRGNNPNFSNATVHHELIAGHHLQGFMTDRYHPYRDVFRTPFWIEGWALYWELQLWDMDFPETPEERIGMLYWRMHRAARIIFSLRFHLGEMSPQEAIDFIVEKVGHEYKNAEAEVRRSFEANYPPLYQAAYMLGGLQIRALYNELVVNGDMPDKNFHDRILKNGNMPIEMVRKILTGQKPPKDFETNWRFYEELN
- a CDS encoding S9 family peptidase, with the translated sequence MHRSGKIIIGLVFFGLAALQVQAQDITKEDYQRAEQFLYQNVNELVFRVDVNPHWAEVQRKFWYRVDTRKGEEYFFVDAREEKKQSFFDQEKLAQSLSESFGEKVDPYDLPLSRLEWKPKDESLEFFHKDKKWKVDLGTLDVYELEEEEEGAEWYDQSQLSESPDGKWTVARKDYNLWVKNNETGEEYQLTEDGNKEMIYGASQPWAWKKQEGPNEKEREDLWLNVSWSPNSQKLFANKLDLRKAKLMYLLRFVPDESFRAQSVSYYRALPGEDSVAKQIPYVFDIVNKSRTRIKAGPYDDLIAGSWNWHGDSNDTLYMLIRERGYGSATLLRANAESGAVDTVFREVSDTYVDPGKSESEYLPDTDEFIWLSERDGWNHIYLYDLNTGEVKQQVTRGKFVVYDIEHIDKENRKIFFTAGGREADRDPYLEHLYSVNFDGSDLRLLTPENADHNINFSSGYNYFVDTYSRVDRKSTSVLRRSSDGKVIMKLEEADIKDLLATGWQHPEPFSVKARDGETDIYGVIYRPSNFDPNKEYPVIDGTYSGPQAVRTPKSFAGGYQNSDQPLAELGFIVITVDGLGTAGRSKEFQDYSWKNLGDIGSSDHIKAIKELAEKYTYMDTSRVGIYGHSAGGYDAARAVMKHPDFYKVAVSSAGNHDHRIAKAFWPEIYMDYPEGPHYEEQSNVNLAENLEGHLLLAHGDMDDNVHPTGTIRMADALIKAGKSFDLLIMPNEDHGMSGTDYFTKARWNYFVEHLLGAEPLRHYQIGQD
- a CDS encoding TIGR00730 family Rossman fold protein yields the protein MSTSRRICVFCGSKKGNNPAFAEKGKVLGQQLAINNIEVVYGGGSVGIMNEVANGALNNNGKVHGVIPKHLNDREHAHPDITKVHITNTMHERKAMMAELSDAFIALPGGFGTFEELMEAITWLQLGIHQKPVILFNIDHYYDQLIAFIDHAVESGFISPQNRTLLKTANSIEECLDHLPFNN
- a CDS encoding cysteine desulfurase family protein, producing MKTVYFDHAATTPLDERVLEAMKPYLTEHFGNANSAHQMGNQAKVAVEDARETIADIIGAEPAEIIFTSGGTESDNSAIKGVVKATGKSEVVTSPLEHHAVLHTAEALKQDGGRPVYVEPNPDGTVNPQKVADAITENTALVSLMHVNNEIGSINPLKEISEVCREHNIPFHSDTVQSIGKIPVNVDELGLDFLSMSAHKIYGPKGIGVLYMRHATPWLPWMHGGSQERRRRGGTLNVPGIVGLAKALELAVEEMDQHARHFKKLRSRLVSGLDKKFGDRYQINCNKEKCAPHIVNLSFTDTGEQFDGEMLLLNLDVEGICVSNGSACTSGTIEPSHVLDNIGLDNKVANSSIRISMGKDNTEDDIDYLLEKLEIVINRMASKAPTS
- a CDS encoding phosphoglycerate kinase; the encoded protein is MDKMTLKDADVEGKKVLMRVDFNVPIENGQIGDDNRIVQALPSIKFVTDRGGKLILMSHLGRPGGEVDKSLSLRPVAEHLETLVDTTVHFAEDCVGEKASNVIEQAADGEIVLLENVRFHAGEKANDEEFCKQLAAHGDLFCNDAFGSSHRAHSSVAGVTRFLQPAVSGFLLEKEIKYLSGSINDPERPFVAILGGAKVSDKIGVIENLLDKVDTIIIGGGMTYTFYKAKGLPIGDSLLEEDKVELAAELMEKADEKDIKFVLPMDSVVAREFKNDAEHKVVDEDGIEDGWIAVDIGPQSAISFGNVIKNAQTVVWNGPMGVFEMENFADGTNAVAEALAQATKLGATTIIGGGDSASAIKQAGLEEEVSHVSTGGGASLMFLEGKELPGVVALTDK
- a CDS encoding single-stranded DNA-binding protein; the protein is MSSLNKAMIIGRLGRDPEVRYTQSNTAVATLSVATSERYKDKQGEWKENTEWHRVVAWGRLAEICQEYLKKGSQVYIEGPIQTRQWEDKEGQTRYTTEIKALTMTMLDSKGSSEGGENVPSQPDSSQPVSSNVDLSEDFDDMDDDLDDDLPF